The following proteins are encoded in a genomic region of Oncorhynchus masou masou isolate Uvic2021 chromosome 32, UVic_Omas_1.1, whole genome shotgun sequence:
- the LOC135525784 gene encoding BAG family molecular chaperone regulator 5-like isoform X2: MAVRWLCSLFGKPFDGGKRMDNGSQQQHPAMNRLYEVQREVQSLGPQVCTFSGLKNEREYRRLERELTQLLLEVDQVDTEGRADLQGARKRAAQEVEGLLRYLEENATHPSRLAIEELSREAQRLVEQGVVEPQQAGGTAEISDELVDAVQELILRLTQVKTGGRVPLRKARYRALTRLCAVQDVIEGRTRQQTLPLSEDTHVAVQRINQVMVQVSGARSQLVALLMGLSGRDSCAHLSRVLTELLVELDALDVSGNAAVRNYRKQVVEEINSLLKHLDLEGEGDDTRRYDLGQNDSIRQIEAVRGRVGQLQGEVLRHCGVGDLFRPKPELQSLLTHLDQVDTARNPCIREARRRAVLEVQAVITFLDLREALICRQPSPNEPSQHRAVWIVLGSLSDLQAQVLCFNGKQADKSYRLLEELLTKQLLALDAVDPQGDEMTKVARKQAVKFAQNILSFLDMKTDEWEY; the protein is encoded by the exons ATGGCTGTACGTTGGTTATGCAG CCTGTTTGGGAAGCCCTTTGATGGTGGGAAGAGGATGGACAatggcagccagcagcagcaccCAGCCATGAATAGGCTCTATGAGGTCCAGCGGGAGGTTCAGTCTCTGGGCCCTCAAGTGTGCACCTTCAGCGGGCTAAAGAACGAGCGGGAGTACCGGCGGCTGGAGCGCGAGCTGACCCAGCTGCTCCTGGAAGTGGATCAGGTGGACACGGAGGGCAGGGCAGACCTACAGGGGGCACGCAAGAGAGCAGCCCAAGAAGTAGAGGGGCTGTTGCGCTACCTGGAGGAGAACGCCACCCACCCGTCCCGCCTGGCCATCGAGGAGCTGAGCAGGGAGGCCCAGAGGCTGGTGGAGCAGGGTGTGGTGGAGCCTCAGCAGGCTGGGGGCACAGCAGAGATCAGTGATGAGCTGGTGGATGCCGTGCAGGAGCTGATACTGAGGCTCACCCAGGTGAAGACAGGAGGGAGGGTGCCCCTCCGCAAGGCTCGCTACCGGGCCCTGACACGACTGTGTGCCGTGCAGGACGTGATCGAGGGTCGCACGCGCCAGCAGACCCTTCCCCTTTCGGAAGACACACATGTGGCTGTGCAGAGGATCAACCAGGTGATGGTGCAGGTGAGTGGGGCACGCAGCCAGCTGGTGGCACTGCTGATGGGGCTGAGTGGGAGGGATAGCTGTGCCCACCTCTCCCGTGTGCTCACTGAGCTCCTAGTGGAGCTGGATGCCCTGGACGTGTCGGGGAATGCAGCGGTCAGAAACTACCGGAAACAGGTGGTGGAGGAGATCAACAGCCTGCTCAAACACCTggacctggagggagagggagacgatACGCGCAG GTATGACTTGGGGCAAAATGACTCTATCCGTCAGATTGAGGCGGTGCGTGGTCGGGTGGGCCAGCTGCAGGGGGAGGTCCTTCGACACTGTGGGGTGGGTGACCTCTTCAGGCCCAAGCCTGAGCTCCAGAGTCTCCTCACACATCTGGACCAGGTAGACACAGCCCGAAACCCCTGTATCCGTGAAGCCCGCCGGCGTGCCGTGTTGGAGGTCCAGGCTGTCATCACCTTCCTGGACCTCCGTGAGGCCCTGATCTGCCGCCAGCCCAGCCCCAATGAGCCCTCACAACACAGGGCTGTGTGGATAGTCCTGGGCAGCCTGTCAGACCTCCAGGCCCAGGTACTCTGCTTCAATGGCAAGCAGGCCGACAAGAGCTACAGGCTGCTGGAAGAGCTTCTGACCAAACAGCTGCTGGCTCTGGACGCAGTTGACCCACAGGGCGATGAGATGACCAAGGTGGCCCGCAAGCAAGCAGTCAAGTTTGCCCAGAACATCCTCAGCTTTCTGGACATGAAGACAGATGAGTGGGAATACTGA
- the LOC135525784 gene encoding BAG family molecular chaperone regulator 5-like isoform X1: MCAKVFGALKSLFGKPFDGGKRMDNGSQQQHPAMNRLYEVQREVQSLGPQVCTFSGLKNEREYRRLERELTQLLLEVDQVDTEGRADLQGARKRAAQEVEGLLRYLEENATHPSRLAIEELSREAQRLVEQGVVEPQQAGGTAEISDELVDAVQELILRLTQVKTGGRVPLRKARYRALTRLCAVQDVIEGRTRQQTLPLSEDTHVAVQRINQVMVQVSGARSQLVALLMGLSGRDSCAHLSRVLTELLVELDALDVSGNAAVRNYRKQVVEEINSLLKHLDLEGEGDDTRRYDLGQNDSIRQIEAVRGRVGQLQGEVLRHCGVGDLFRPKPELQSLLTHLDQVDTARNPCIREARRRAVLEVQAVITFLDLREALICRQPSPNEPSQHRAVWIVLGSLSDLQAQVLCFNGKQADKSYRLLEELLTKQLLALDAVDPQGDEMTKVARKQAVKFAQNILSFLDMKTDEWEY, from the exons ATGTGCGCAAAAGTCTTTGGCGCTTTGAAAAG CCTGTTTGGGAAGCCCTTTGATGGTGGGAAGAGGATGGACAatggcagccagcagcagcaccCAGCCATGAATAGGCTCTATGAGGTCCAGCGGGAGGTTCAGTCTCTGGGCCCTCAAGTGTGCACCTTCAGCGGGCTAAAGAACGAGCGGGAGTACCGGCGGCTGGAGCGCGAGCTGACCCAGCTGCTCCTGGAAGTGGATCAGGTGGACACGGAGGGCAGGGCAGACCTACAGGGGGCACGCAAGAGAGCAGCCCAAGAAGTAGAGGGGCTGTTGCGCTACCTGGAGGAGAACGCCACCCACCCGTCCCGCCTGGCCATCGAGGAGCTGAGCAGGGAGGCCCAGAGGCTGGTGGAGCAGGGTGTGGTGGAGCCTCAGCAGGCTGGGGGCACAGCAGAGATCAGTGATGAGCTGGTGGATGCCGTGCAGGAGCTGATACTGAGGCTCACCCAGGTGAAGACAGGAGGGAGGGTGCCCCTCCGCAAGGCTCGCTACCGGGCCCTGACACGACTGTGTGCCGTGCAGGACGTGATCGAGGGTCGCACGCGCCAGCAGACCCTTCCCCTTTCGGAAGACACACATGTGGCTGTGCAGAGGATCAACCAGGTGATGGTGCAGGTGAGTGGGGCACGCAGCCAGCTGGTGGCACTGCTGATGGGGCTGAGTGGGAGGGATAGCTGTGCCCACCTCTCCCGTGTGCTCACTGAGCTCCTAGTGGAGCTGGATGCCCTGGACGTGTCGGGGAATGCAGCGGTCAGAAACTACCGGAAACAGGTGGTGGAGGAGATCAACAGCCTGCTCAAACACCTggacctggagggagagggagacgatACGCGCAG GTATGACTTGGGGCAAAATGACTCTATCCGTCAGATTGAGGCGGTGCGTGGTCGGGTGGGCCAGCTGCAGGGGGAGGTCCTTCGACACTGTGGGGTGGGTGACCTCTTCAGGCCCAAGCCTGAGCTCCAGAGTCTCCTCACACATCTGGACCAGGTAGACACAGCCCGAAACCCCTGTATCCGTGAAGCCCGCCGGCGTGCCGTGTTGGAGGTCCAGGCTGTCATCACCTTCCTGGACCTCCGTGAGGCCCTGATCTGCCGCCAGCCCAGCCCCAATGAGCCCTCACAACACAGGGCTGTGTGGATAGTCCTGGGCAGCCTGTCAGACCTCCAGGCCCAGGTACTCTGCTTCAATGGCAAGCAGGCCGACAAGAGCTACAGGCTGCTGGAAGAGCTTCTGACCAAACAGCTGCTGGCTCTGGACGCAGTTGACCCACAGGGCGATGAGATGACCAAGGTGGCCCGCAAGCAAGCAGTCAAGTTTGCCCAGAACATCCTCAGCTTTCTGGACATGAAGACAGATGAGTGGGAATACTGA